A genomic stretch from Solanum stenotomum isolate F172 chromosome 8, ASM1918654v1, whole genome shotgun sequence includes:
- the LOC125875138 gene encoding probable gamma-secretase subunit PEN-2: MEAAPSNPTHNIISTAPSAAISMNSSVATHRNPLRVDWPTVDGPLGLSEQESVDHARRFFKFGFLLLPWLWAVNCLYFWPVIRRPSSYYHPDLRRYVVRSAIGFTVFAVILSSWALTFSIGGEGLFGHAWDKLVMYNVAEKYGLTGWI; encoded by the exons ATGGAGGCGGCTCCCTCCAATCCTACTCATAATATCATCTCCACCGCCCCTTCTGCAGCAATTAGTATGAATTCCTCGGTCGCGACCCACCGGAATCCGCTAAGAGTTGACTGGCCGACAGTAGACGGACCACTGGGTCTCTCGGAGCAGGAGTCCGTCGATCACGCGCGTAGATTCTTCAAGTTCGGGTTTCTACTTCTTCCTTGGCTTTGGGCTGTCAATTGCTTATACTTTTGGCCTGTTATTCGTCGTCCTAGCTCCTATTATCATCCAGATCTCCGCCGAT ATGTTGTCAGGTCAGCAATAGGTTTCACGGTGTTTGCTGTTATCCTCTCAAGTTGGGCTCTTACCTTTTCCATTGGAGGAGAGGGTCTATTTGGTCATGCGTGGGACAAGCTAGTAATGTACAACGTTGCTGAGAAATATGGGTTGACGGGGTGGATTTAG